A genomic stretch from Kineosporia corallincola includes:
- a CDS encoding AraC family transcriptional regulator — translation MAAGSQPTARRDHLSRLIDLIEVRGVLSGGFAVGGRWHTQFQPQSPLKLIAVAGGTAVVSADGVAPLTLRGGDVAILTGRSSVVLEDAQQTDGLQRRFTTRAGEGFVRVGTSDQVTVLGGHLSVNPVGAQILMRSLPEALVVRQSPGRSADIRWLLDRLTTEMIAGCPGSSVAVELSSQLLLLEILRIAAADAALVRTGVLRALGDDLLRPALEGIHDEPGRAWKLDELARRSAMSRSSFAERFTSVLGESPLAYLTRVRMLTAQRLLLHTGRSVSDVAAEVGYGSDSAFSTAFRRVVGVSPRNFRDEHRTITKVVRQIAHQRPGERS, via the coding sequence GACGGCGCGGCGGGATCACCTGTCCCGGCTGATCGACCTCATCGAAGTACGCGGTGTGCTCTCCGGCGGATTCGCCGTCGGCGGTCGCTGGCACACGCAGTTCCAGCCGCAGTCCCCACTGAAGCTCATCGCGGTGGCCGGCGGCACCGCGGTGGTGAGTGCCGACGGCGTCGCCCCGCTCACCCTGCGCGGTGGGGATGTCGCCATTCTCACCGGGCGCTCCAGCGTCGTGCTCGAAGACGCCCAGCAGACGGACGGCCTCCAGCGCCGGTTCACCACCCGGGCCGGTGAGGGCTTCGTCCGCGTCGGAACCAGTGACCAGGTCACCGTTCTGGGCGGCCACCTGAGCGTGAACCCGGTCGGCGCGCAGATCCTGATGCGGTCCCTGCCCGAGGCGCTGGTGGTCAGGCAGTCACCCGGCCGGAGCGCTGACATCCGGTGGCTTCTCGACCGGCTGACCACCGAGATGATCGCCGGATGTCCCGGGAGCAGCGTGGCCGTCGAACTGTCCTCGCAACTCCTGCTGCTGGAAATCCTGCGGATCGCCGCCGCCGACGCCGCGCTGGTGCGGACCGGCGTCCTGCGGGCCCTGGGCGATGACCTCCTGCGCCCCGCACTGGAAGGCATCCACGACGAACCAGGTCGTGCGTGGAAGCTCGACGAACTCGCCCGGCGCTCGGCGATGTCGCGCAGTTCCTTCGCGGAGCGATTCACCTCCGTCCTCGGCGAATCGCCACTGGCCTACCTCACCCGGGTCCGGATGCTGACCGCCCAGAGACTCCTGCTGCACACCGGGCGCAGCGTCAGCGATGTCGCCGCGGAGGTCGGATACGGCTCGGACAGCGCCTTCAGCACGGCATTCCGCCGCGTGGTCGGGGTCTCACCGAGAAACTTCCGCGACGAACACCGGACGATCACGAAAGTTGTCCGGCAGATCGCTCATCAGCGGCCCGGTGAACGTTCCTAA
- a CDS encoding SDR family oxidoreductase, translating to MVNVLVTGTGSGFGRLITTTLIGAGHQVAATVRDPAGRDAERATALREEGALVIGMDVTDDVSVRTGVDAAIAGFGTLDAVVNNAGLGALGLAETYSPRDWQNIFDVNVFGVQRVTRAVAPHFRRRRKGLFLLISSMTAKLPIPFQGPYGASKAAAESLAESYRLELAPSGIESAIIEPNGFPTEFLGKTLLADPDEWRSAYGELADLPLAALQAYRQRFAQVPEHSPQLVADATLRLLELPHGTRPFRTTVDRLGLATALERVNAVNESVREELWKQMGVADLLIVR from the coding sequence ATGGTCAACGTCCTGGTCACCGGCACCGGGTCCGGCTTCGGCCGGCTCATCACCACGACGCTGATCGGCGCCGGCCATCAGGTGGCGGCCACCGTGCGCGATCCCGCGGGCCGGGACGCCGAACGGGCCACGGCGCTGCGGGAGGAGGGTGCTCTGGTGATCGGCATGGACGTCACGGACGACGTGAGCGTCCGCACCGGCGTGGATGCCGCGATCGCTGGGTTCGGCACACTCGATGCCGTGGTCAACAATGCCGGCCTGGGGGCCCTCGGCCTGGCCGAGACGTACTCACCGCGGGACTGGCAGAACATTTTCGACGTCAACGTCTTCGGCGTTCAGCGTGTCACCCGTGCCGTGGCTCCCCACTTCCGCCGGCGACGGAAAGGGTTGTTCCTGCTCATCTCCAGCATGACCGCGAAGCTGCCGATCCCGTTCCAGGGCCCCTACGGTGCGTCCAAGGCGGCGGCCGAGTCGCTGGCCGAGTCGTACCGGCTGGAGTTGGCCCCCTCCGGCATCGAGTCGGCGATCATCGAGCCCAACGGGTTCCCCACCGAGTTCCTCGGCAAGACCCTCCTGGCAGATCCCGACGAATGGCGTTCCGCCTACGGGGAACTCGCTGATCTCCCGCTGGCAGCCCTCCAGGCCTACCGGCAGCGTTTCGCCCAGGTGCCCGAGCACAGCCCGCAGCTGGTCGCCGACGCGACCCTGCGCCTGCTCGAACTGCCCCACGGCACCCGCCCGTTCCGCACCACCGTGGACCGGCTGGGTCTGGCCACCGCCCTCGAGCGCGTCAACGCCGTCAACGAGTCCGTCCGGGAGGAACTCTGGAAGCAGATGGGCGTTGCCGACCTGCTGATCGTCCGCTGA
- a CDS encoding GntR family transcriptional regulator codes for MSPRKAGGSSRLAVYESLRRRILGLELAPGAALSENDLAAEMGVSRTPVRESMILLSEEGLVQVFPKVGTFVSRVDATRVADAQFLREAVELAALEDIPATPDPDLVAALRENLERQQVAGTDREEFFRLDEEFHHALLRLSGHGNSWSTVASAKGHLDRARRLGLYDAASPRPFVEQHADVLTAVLSGDTEAARTTLRGHLRAVFEDVERVRRRSPELFATDPDAVPVRRSVAVWGN; via the coding sequence ATGTCCCCCCGTAAAGCCGGTGGCAGCAGTCGGCTGGCCGTCTACGAGTCCCTGCGCCGGCGCATTCTGGGGCTGGAGCTGGCACCGGGCGCGGCGCTGTCGGAGAACGACCTGGCCGCCGAGATGGGGGTCTCCCGCACCCCGGTGCGCGAGAGCATGATCCTGCTGTCCGAAGAGGGCCTGGTGCAGGTCTTCCCGAAGGTCGGCACGTTCGTCTCCCGGGTCGACGCCACCCGCGTGGCCGATGCGCAGTTCCTCCGCGAGGCGGTGGAACTGGCTGCGCTGGAAGACATCCCGGCCACCCCCGACCCCGACCTGGTCGCGGCGCTGCGCGAGAACCTGGAGCGCCAGCAGGTGGCGGGCACCGACCGGGAGGAGTTCTTCCGGCTCGACGAGGAGTTCCACCACGCCCTGCTGCGCCTGAGTGGCCACGGCAACTCGTGGTCCACCGTCGCCTCGGCCAAGGGGCACCTCGACCGGGCCCGGCGGCTGGGACTGTACGACGCGGCGTCCCCCCGCCCGTTCGTCGAGCAGCACGCCGACGTGCTGACCGCGGTGCTGTCCGGCGACACCGAGGCCGCCCGCACCACCCTGCGCGGGCACCTGCGGGCGGTGTTCGAAGACGTCGAGCGGGTGCGCCGCCGCTCCCCCGAGCTGTTCGCCACCGACCCCGACGCCGTACCGGTGCGGCGCAGCGTGGCGGTCTGGGGGAACTGA
- the manD gene encoding D-mannonate dehydratase ManD, translating to MSTIERAEVFVASPGRNFVTLRITTSDGVSGLGDATLNGRELAVASYLRDHLVPLLIGRDPARIEDIWQYLYKGAYWRRGPVTMTAIAAVDMALWDIKGKVANLPVYQLLGGRSRDGVLVYSHASGTDVPSLLDDVARFRDLGYQAIRAQTAVPGIGGSYGVRKGVVYEPASTSLPDEQPWSTEAYLDFAPTYLAAVREKFGFGFHLLHDVHHRLTPIEAGRFGRAVEDLRLFWMEDPTPAENQEAFRLIRQHTTTPIATGEVLNSIWDVKDLITGQLIDYVRTTVTHAGGITHLRRIFDLAALYQVRTGSHGATDLSPVSLAAAVHLDLTVPNFGIQEYMPHVAETMEVFRTGVTLSNGMLDVDETPGLGVEYDEKAAESYPYDPKYLPVARRLDGSVHDW from the coding sequence GTGAGCACGATCGAGCGGGCGGAGGTCTTCGTGGCCTCCCCGGGACGTAACTTCGTCACCCTCCGGATCACCACGAGCGACGGGGTGAGCGGCCTGGGCGACGCCACCCTCAACGGCCGCGAGCTGGCGGTCGCCAGCTACCTGCGCGACCACCTCGTGCCGCTGCTGATCGGCCGCGACCCGGCCCGCATCGAGGACATCTGGCAGTACCTCTACAAGGGCGCCTACTGGCGGCGCGGCCCGGTCACCATGACCGCGATCGCCGCCGTCGACATGGCCCTGTGGGACATCAAGGGCAAGGTCGCGAACCTGCCCGTGTACCAGCTGCTCGGCGGGCGCTCGCGGGACGGCGTGCTGGTCTACTCGCACGCCTCCGGCACCGACGTGCCCTCGCTGCTCGACGACGTGGCCCGCTTCCGCGACCTGGGCTACCAGGCGATCCGTGCCCAGACCGCGGTGCCCGGCATCGGCGGCAGCTACGGCGTGCGCAAGGGCGTGGTGTACGAGCCGGCCAGCACCAGCCTGCCCGACGAGCAGCCCTGGTCCACCGAGGCCTACCTGGACTTCGCGCCCACCTACCTGGCCGCGGTGCGGGAGAAGTTCGGCTTCGGGTTCCACCTGCTGCACGACGTCCACCACCGCCTCACCCCGATCGAGGCGGGACGCTTCGGCAGGGCGGTCGAGGACCTGCGGCTGTTCTGGATGGAGGACCCGACGCCGGCCGAGAACCAGGAGGCGTTCCGGCTGATCCGGCAGCACACCACCACCCCGATCGCGACCGGCGAGGTGCTGAACTCGATCTGGGACGTCAAGGACCTGATCACCGGGCAGCTCATCGACTACGTCCGCACCACCGTCACGCACGCTGGCGGAATCACGCACCTGCGAAGGATTTTCGACCTGGCTGCGCTCTACCAGGTGCGCACCGGGTCGCACGGCGCCACCGACCTGTCGCCGGTCAGCCTGGCCGCGGCCGTGCACCTGGACCTGACCGTGCCGAACTTCGGCATCCAGGAGTACATGCCGCACGTCGCCGAGACGATGGAGGTGTTCCGCACCGGCGTCACCCTCTCGAACGGCATGCTGGACGTGGACGAAACCCCCGGCCTGGGCGTGGAGTACGACGAGAAGGCCGCCGAGAGCTATCCCTACGACCCGAAGTACCTGCCGGTCGCCCGCCGTCTCGACGGGTCGGTGCACGACTGGTGA
- a CDS encoding mannitol dehydrogenase family protein, which produces MSNRTEDDETPAGGLAQDQNLTLESLHTLAADRRPAVDPRDLAPRMVHFGFGAFHRAHQAVYTEAAAAATGEKSGIVVVAPRDAAVVGRARRQDYLFSVTTRSPAGSAPKVVGSLVGALHMPTDGAALHELIASPGVTTVTLTVTEKGYHRSPSTGRLNLGDPLIAADLDLCRAGAAGTSGTGSGDVPPLRTVVGTLAVALARRLRTGGAPIDLVSCDNLDANGPALAGVVRDFVTAAHWPDGDRLLDWIDTGVGFPSTVVDRIVPATTGADLDQAAARLGVHDALAVTGEPYRQWVLEDAFRAARPAWQHGGAQWVDDVGPFQLTKLRLLNGSHSGLAYLGLAAGCRTVADVLATGWGENFVRGFAAEAAGSLPHVRNGTPQAGPDPARYADDLVSRFANTAIHHELRQIGSDGSLKLPQRWIQVLREQGAGSSSSMVGQQVGQRMGYHQTLALAAWANATRPDPATGGQLFATTDPAAAALAACWQGPPAGVIGRLLAVLGAPDLAEDTSLTQAVESLLPAFAAGSVPL; this is translated from the coding sequence GTGAGCAACAGAACTGAGGACGACGAAACCCCCGCCGGCGGCCTGGCGCAGGACCAGAACCTGACGCTGGAGAGCCTGCACACGCTGGCGGCGGACCGCCGCCCGGCCGTCGACCCGCGCGACCTGGCGCCCCGGATGGTGCATTTCGGGTTCGGCGCGTTCCACCGGGCGCACCAGGCGGTGTACACCGAGGCGGCCGCCGCGGCCACCGGCGAGAAGTCCGGCATCGTGGTGGTCGCCCCGCGCGACGCCGCGGTGGTCGGGCGGGCGCGGCGCCAGGACTACCTGTTCTCGGTGACCACCCGGTCCCCGGCCGGCAGCGCGCCGAAGGTGGTGGGCTCGCTGGTCGGCGCGCTGCACATGCCCACCGACGGTGCCGCGCTGCACGAGCTCATCGCCTCGCCGGGCGTCACCACCGTCACCCTGACTGTGACCGAGAAGGGTTACCACCGCAGCCCTTCCACCGGCCGGCTGAACCTCGGCGACCCGCTGATCGCCGCCGACCTGGACCTGTGCCGGGCCGGTGCGGCAGGTACGTCAGGTACGGGTTCCGGCGACGTGCCCCCGCTGCGGACGGTCGTGGGCACGCTCGCGGTCGCGCTGGCCCGGCGCTTGCGCACCGGCGGCGCCCCGATCGACCTGGTCTCGTGCGACAACCTCGACGCCAACGGCCCGGCCCTGGCCGGCGTGGTGCGCGACTTCGTCACCGCCGCGCACTGGCCCGACGGCGACCGGCTGCTGGACTGGATCGACACCGGCGTCGGTTTCCCCTCCACCGTGGTGGACCGGATCGTGCCCGCCACCACCGGGGCCGACCTGGACCAGGCCGCCGCCCGGCTGGGGGTGCACGACGCCCTGGCCGTCACCGGTGAGCCGTACCGTCAGTGGGTGCTGGAGGACGCCTTCCGCGCGGCCCGACCGGCCTGGCAGCACGGCGGGGCCCAATGGGTGGACGACGTGGGCCCGTTCCAGCTCACCAAGCTCCGGCTGCTCAACGGAAGTCATTCCGGGCTGGCCTATCTCGGCCTGGCGGCGGGCTGCCGCACCGTCGCGGACGTGCTCGCCACCGGCTGGGGCGAGAACTTCGTGCGGGGCTTCGCCGCCGAGGCCGCCGGCTCGCTGCCGCACGTGCGCAACGGCACGCCGCAGGCCGGGCCGGATCCGGCCCGCTACGCCGACGACCTGGTGTCCCGGTTCGCGAACACCGCCATCCACCACGAGCTGCGCCAGATCGGCTCGGACGGGTCGCTGAAACTGCCCCAGCGCTGGATCCAGGTGCTGCGGGAGCAGGGAGCGGGCTCCTCGTCGTCCATGGTTGGACAGCAGGTGGGACAGCGAATGGGGTACCACCAGACGCTGGCGCTGGCGGCCTGGGCCAACGCGACCCGGCCCGACCCGGCCACCGGCGGGCAGCTGTTCGCCACCACCGACCCGGCCGCCGCCGCCCTGGCCGCCTGCTGGCAGGG